The following are from one region of the Vibrio rarus genome:
- a CDS encoding TIGR04211 family SH3 domain-containing protein, which yields MKKLFLIAFVAVIATPAAWAKTIYISDNLFTYMHSGPSAQYRIIGSVDAGAKVTLVQTNKKSGYTEVVDQRGRKGWVESKYVTHREGMVTRMPRLEKELAQVKAELAGFNDKASKEQEGLVHSLETRNSQIAEMETNYKKVSDQLLSAQTEVRELRARLDTQKEDLLLKYFMYGGGVAGLGLLFGLLLPHVIPRRKKSPNGWA from the coding sequence GTGAAAAAACTTTTTTTGATCGCTTTTGTGGCTGTGATAGCAACACCTGCTGCGTGGGCGAAAACGATCTACATCTCCGATAACCTATTTACTTACATGCACTCAGGTCCTAGTGCTCAGTACCGAATTATCGGTAGTGTTGATGCTGGTGCAAAAGTCACTTTAGTGCAAACGAATAAAAAGAGTGGCTATACCGAAGTCGTAGACCAACGTGGCCGTAAAGGCTGGGTCGAATCTAAATACGTCACTCACAGGGAAGGCATGGTCACTCGCATGCCTCGTCTAGAAAAAGAACTGGCGCAAGTAAAAGCAGAGTTAGCTGGATTTAATGACAAAGCGAGCAAAGAGCAAGAAGGCCTAGTTCACTCTTTAGAAACGCGTAACTCTCAAATTGCTGAGATGGAAACGAACTACAAGAAAGTCAGTGACCAACTTCTCTCTGCTCAAACAGAGGTTCGCGAGCTAAGAGCTCGTCTGGATACGCAAAAAGAAGACCTACTATTGAAGTACTTCATGTACGGCGGTGGTGTTGCCGGACTTGGCCTACTGTTTGGTTTGTTACTACCACACGTTATCCCACGTCGTAAAAAATCCCCTAACGGCTGGGCATAA
- a CDS encoding multifunctional CCA addition/repair protein, whose amino-acid sequence MQTYLVGGAVRDKLLNIQSYDQDWVVVGSTPQALIKLGYQAVGKDFPVFLHPTTHQEYALARTERKSGSGYTGFDCYFAQDVTLEEDLIRRDLTINAMAEDPSGKLYDPYGGQEDIKNKLLRHVSDAFVEDPLRVLRVARFAAKLHHLQFTVAKETQQLMTNIVDSGELETLTAERVWQEWQKSLLTADPQIFIHVLHKCSALSVIIPELQRLFGVPQTEKWHPEIDTGIHTLMVAKRAAQLTTEPAIRFAAQLHDVGKGVTPEEEWPSHKMHCHSGLNIIEKLCQRLRVPNQYKELALHVCKQHSNIHRAKELKASTLLRVLDSFDVWRKPQILQQVLITCQADSQGRLGHDSTPYPQRDYVEAVYQEALAVNVQQVIQDGFSGKHIREELNKRRVEAIDKVKQNWLWD is encoded by the coding sequence TTGCAAACCTATTTAGTGGGTGGCGCAGTGCGCGATAAACTGCTCAATATCCAGAGCTATGATCAAGACTGGGTGGTCGTGGGTTCTACACCACAGGCGCTCATCAAACTCGGCTATCAAGCGGTAGGCAAAGACTTCCCCGTATTTTTACACCCCACCACTCACCAAGAGTACGCTTTAGCTCGTACTGAGAGAAAATCTGGCAGTGGTTACACAGGTTTTGATTGTTATTTCGCCCAAGATGTTACTTTAGAAGAAGATCTCATTCGTCGAGATCTCACCATAAATGCAATGGCCGAAGATCCATCAGGCAAACTTTATGACCCCTACGGTGGCCAAGAGGACATCAAAAATAAACTGTTGCGCCACGTCTCCGATGCCTTTGTAGAAGATCCCTTACGAGTGCTTCGCGTTGCCCGTTTTGCCGCCAAACTGCACCACTTACAGTTTACGGTAGCCAAAGAGACCCAACAGTTAATGACAAACATTGTCGACTCTGGCGAGCTCGAAACGTTAACCGCAGAGCGAGTTTGGCAAGAGTGGCAAAAATCCCTGTTAACCGCAGACCCACAGATCTTTATCCATGTACTGCACAAGTGCTCGGCATTAAGCGTCATTATTCCTGAGTTGCAGCGTTTGTTTGGCGTGCCACAAACGGAAAAATGGCACCCAGAAATTGATACTGGCATTCATACCTTGATGGTAGCTAAACGCGCCGCTCAACTCACCACAGAGCCCGCAATACGCTTTGCTGCGCAACTGCACGATGTCGGCAAGGGTGTTACCCCAGAGGAAGAGTGGCCAAGCCATAAAATGCACTGTCATAGCGGACTTAATATCATAGAAAAGCTGTGTCAGCGCCTGCGCGTACCGAATCAATATAAAGAGTTAGCACTGCATGTATGTAAGCAACACTCTAATATTCACCGAGCAAAAGAGCTGAAAGCCTCCACCCTACTGCGCGTTCTTGATAGTTTTGATGTGTGGCGCAAGCCGCAAATACTGCAACAAGTATTAATCACTTGTCAGGCAGATAGCCAAGGACGCCTTGGGCATGACAGCACCCCTTACCCTCAGCGAGATTATGTAGAGGCGGTCTATCAAGAGGCCTTAGCGGTCAATGTGCAGCAAGTTATCCAAGATGGCTTTAGTGGCAAACACATACGTGAAGAACTCAACAAACGCCGAGTGGAAGCCATCGATAAGGTTAAGCAAAACTGGCTATGGGATTAA
- the plsY gene encoding glycerol-3-phosphate 1-O-acyltransferase PlsY, with translation MSATALLMIILAYLLGSVSSAVLICRVFKLPDPRTAGSKNPGATNVMRIGGKLPAALVLICDMAKGTIPVWSAYYLDLTPVMLGLIGIAACIGHIYPIFFHFKGGKGVATAVGAIAPIGFDLTGMLMGTWLITAIISRYSSLAALVTALLAPFFTWMIKPQYTLPVAMLCCLIIWRHQDNIKRLIAGDEPKVGSKKP, from the coding sequence ATGTCTGCAACGGCTCTACTAATGATCATCTTGGCCTATTTATTAGGTTCAGTGTCGAGTGCCGTTTTAATTTGTCGCGTTTTCAAGCTTCCCGATCCGAGAACGGCAGGTTCCAAGAACCCAGGCGCCACTAATGTCATGCGTATCGGTGGTAAGCTCCCCGCGGCTTTGGTTTTAATTTGCGACATGGCAAAAGGCACCATCCCTGTTTGGTCAGCCTACTATCTGGATTTAACCCCAGTCATGTTAGGTTTAATTGGTATCGCAGCCTGTATTGGCCACATCTATCCTATTTTTTTCCACTTTAAAGGGGGAAAAGGGGTGGCGACAGCTGTTGGAGCCATTGCCCCTATCGGCTTTGATCTTACCGGAATGTTGATGGGCACTTGGTTGATCACCGCTATTATCTCAAGATACTCATCTTTAGCGGCCCTTGTAACTGCGCTACTTGCCCCATTTTTCACTTGGATGATTAAGCCCCAATATACACTCCCTGTAGCCATGCTGTGCTGTTTAATTATCTGGCGACATCAAGACAACATTAAGCGTTTGATTGCGGGAGACGAGCCTAAAGTAGGCTCAAAGAAGCCATAG
- a CDS encoding general secretion pathway protein GspB, which produces MSQVLKALEQSQKQFEQTLPSQPSVTRPQHSAGNGKTKVMLAVALGLLVGGGGYMAFPDSSLTHSVEALVAPALSHFVVSQSIPSDQPAESSNIEMAFLPIEPSKGLLPLPQLDPALRDKPSTITVNNEKPLPQTQPNVQHSSHQSVSKTTTKASTTHKASHTTKTASTAKHTSPSGSDDGEWNLSKLDLSKLSPELAGRISNVLDNPSEYKVDEVDESKLSNVKLIKLDQDGDRFKGHLPALNLQTHMYASNPKHRWVKVNGKELQQGQAINKDTKLVEIAPRYIVIEYLGEKIQIPALYDWKG; this is translated from the coding sequence ATGTCACAGGTACTTAAAGCCCTTGAGCAGTCGCAAAAACAGTTTGAACAAACCTTACCCTCTCAACCTAGCGTGACTCGGCCTCAGCACAGTGCTGGTAATGGCAAAACTAAGGTGATGCTAGCGGTGGCGTTAGGCTTGCTAGTGGGCGGTGGTGGATATATGGCATTTCCTGATTCGTCATTGACTCACTCTGTGGAAGCTCTGGTCGCACCGGCGCTAAGTCATTTTGTAGTGAGCCAGTCAATACCAAGTGATCAGCCAGCAGAAAGCAGTAATATTGAGATGGCTTTTTTGCCTATTGAGCCAAGTAAAGGTCTATTACCTTTACCTCAGTTAGATCCTGCGTTAAGGGATAAACCCAGCACCATTACAGTGAACAATGAAAAACCGCTACCGCAGACTCAGCCTAATGTGCAACACAGTAGTCATCAGTCGGTAAGCAAAACCACCACTAAAGCTTCAACAACACATAAAGCCTCTCATACAACGAAAACCGCATCTACGGCGAAACACACATCTCCTAGTGGCAGTGATGATGGTGAGTGGAATCTATCTAAGTTAGATTTATCGAAATTATCCCCTGAACTCGCAGGGCGTATTTCAAATGTGCTAGATAACCCATCTGAATATAAAGTGGATGAGGTTGATGAAAGTAAATTGAGCAATGTTAAGTTGATTAAGTTAGACCAAGACGGTGACCGTTTTAAAGGCCATTTGCCGGCGCTTAATTTGCAAACGCACATGTATGCCAGTAACCCTAAACATCGCTGGGTAAAAGTTAACGGTAAAGAGTTACAGCAAGGGCAAGCGATCAACAAGGATACCAAGCTGGTGGAAATTGCCCCTCGCTATATCGTTATTGAATATTTGGGAGAGAAGATTCAAATCCCAGCTTTATATGATTGGAAAGGGTAA
- the folB gene encoding dihydroneopterin aldolase, whose translation MNKDRVFIEQLEVITTIGVYDWEQEIKQKLVLDIEMAHNNQAAGESDDVADALDYFSVSQAVITHITEGRFLLVERVAEEIASLIMTQFNVPWLRIKLRKPGAVPQAASVGVVIERGAL comes from the coding sequence ATGAATAAGGACAGAGTCTTCATTGAGCAACTCGAGGTAATTACTACCATAGGTGTGTACGATTGGGAGCAGGAAATCAAGCAGAAGCTCGTGCTTGATATTGAAATGGCTCACAATAACCAAGCCGCCGGAGAGAGTGATGATGTGGCAGATGCATTGGACTATTTCTCTGTAAGCCAAGCGGTGATCACGCACATTACAGAGGGGCGCTTTTTATTGGTAGAGCGTGTTGCTGAAGAAATTGCTTCGCTGATCATGACTCAATTTAACGTACCTTGGTTACGAATTAAATTGCGCAAGCCTGGGGCAGTGCCACAAGCGGCAAGTGTTGGCGTTGTTATTGAGCGAGGCGCATTGTGA
- the tsaD gene encoding tRNA (adenosine(37)-N6)-threonylcarbamoyltransferase complex transferase subunit TsaD, translated as MRILGIETSCDETGVAIYDDEKGLLSHQLYSQVKLHADYGGVVPELASRDHVKKTIPLIKEALKEARLTSDDIDGIAYTAGPGLVGALLVGATIGRSIAYAWDVPAVPVHHMEGHLLAPMLEDNPPPFPFIALLVSGGHTMIVEVKGIGDYQILGESIDDAAGEAFDKTAKLMGLDYPGGPLLSRLAEKGTPGRFKFPRPMTDRPGLDMSFSGLKTFAANTISSNDNDDQTRADIAYAFQEAVCATLAIKCKRALVQTGMKRIVIAGGVSANKQLRAELEGLAKKVGGEVFYPRTEFCTDNGAMIAYAGMQRLKNGENSDLSVKAQPRWPIDQLDPIA; from the coding sequence ATGCGTATTTTAGGTATTGAAACCTCCTGTGATGAGACAGGCGTTGCTATTTATGATGATGAGAAAGGTTTGTTATCACATCAACTGTATAGCCAAGTAAAACTGCACGCCGATTACGGTGGTGTTGTGCCAGAGTTAGCCTCTCGCGATCATGTGAAAAAAACCATCCCACTGATTAAAGAAGCCTTGAAAGAAGCCCGTTTAACCTCAGACGACATTGACGGTATCGCTTACACCGCAGGGCCTGGGCTTGTGGGTGCCTTGTTAGTTGGGGCTACTATAGGTCGCAGTATTGCCTATGCATGGGATGTGCCTGCTGTCCCTGTTCATCACATGGAAGGGCACTTGTTGGCCCCTATGCTAGAGGATAATCCGCCTCCGTTTCCATTTATTGCCTTGTTAGTGTCCGGTGGGCACACCATGATTGTGGAAGTTAAAGGAATAGGTGATTACCAAATTCTAGGTGAATCCATTGATGATGCTGCAGGTGAAGCGTTTGATAAAACGGCGAAACTAATGGGGTTAGATTACCCAGGAGGGCCACTTTTATCTCGTTTAGCGGAAAAAGGCACGCCGGGACGTTTTAAATTTCCTCGCCCTATGACAGATAGACCGGGCCTTGATATGAGTTTCTCTGGTTTAAAAACATTTGCGGCAAATACCATCTCTTCAAATGATAACGATGATCAGACTCGCGCAGATATTGCTTACGCTTTCCAAGAAGCGGTATGTGCTACCTTAGCCATTAAATGCAAGCGCGCGTTAGTACAAACAGGTATGAAGCGTATCGTCATTGCCGGTGGCGTGAGTGCCAACAAGCAGTTGCGTGCTGAGCTTGAAGGGTTAGCGAAAAAAGTGGGTGGCGAAGTATTCTATCCACGTACTGAATTTTGTACCGATAACGGGGCGATGATCGCCTATGCTGGGATGCAACGTTTGAAAAACGGTGAAAACTCCGATCTTAGCGTAAAAGCTCAACCTCGTTGGCCTATTGATCAACTCGATCCTATTGCTTGA
- a CDS encoding undecaprenyl-diphosphate phosphatase: MSYFEAFALALIQGLTEFLPISSSAHLILPSAVLGWADQGLAFDVAVHVGTLLAVVIYFRHEVVTLLRAFFGSVFKQQHNKESTLAWMIILATIPAGLAGLFLNDLIELYLRSAWVIACTTIIFGLLLWHADKVSTLSKDEYQTTWKKTLIIGIAQAMAMIPGTSRSGATITAALYLGFTREAAARFSFLMSIPIITLAGGYLGTKLALSPEPMHLGVLGTGILVSFISAYICIHYFLKLISRMGMTPFVIYRLILGAGLFAFLLTQ, translated from the coding sequence ATGAGTTATTTTGAAGCGTTTGCATTAGCCCTTATCCAAGGGCTAACGGAGTTTTTACCAATATCGAGCTCTGCTCACCTTATTTTACCCTCAGCCGTTTTAGGCTGGGCAGACCAAGGCTTAGCCTTTGATGTTGCGGTACACGTTGGCACCTTGTTGGCTGTTGTGATTTATTTTAGACACGAAGTTGTGACCCTTTTACGCGCATTTTTCGGCTCTGTGTTTAAACAACAACACAATAAAGAATCGACGTTGGCATGGATGATTATTCTCGCCACAATCCCAGCAGGCTTAGCGGGATTGTTTTTAAATGATCTGATTGAGCTGTATTTGCGCAGTGCCTGGGTGATAGCTTGTACCACTATTATTTTTGGTTTATTGCTCTGGCATGCAGATAAAGTTTCCACCTTATCTAAAGATGAGTATCAGACCACTTGGAAAAAAACCTTAATTATCGGTATCGCACAAGCGATGGCGATGATTCCCGGTACTTCCCGTTCTGGGGCCACAATTACTGCCGCGCTATACCTTGGCTTTACTCGTGAAGCGGCCGCGCGATTCTCTTTCCTAATGTCGATTCCCATTATTACTTTAGCGGGGGGATACCTAGGAACCAAATTGGCCCTGAGCCCAGAACCTATGCATTTAGGCGTACTGGGAACCGGTATTTTGGTGTCCTTTATTAGTGCGTATATCTGTATTCATTACTTTTTGAAGCTAATTTCTCGCATGGGGATGACGCCATTTGTTATCTACCGACTCATTTTGGGTGCAGGCTTATTTGCCTTTTTGCTCACTCAATAA
- a CDS encoding ExeA family protein → MYKDFFGFVDEPFSIVPSSKYLFLSARHREALSHLQIGINSGGGLAMLTGEVGTGKTTVSKAMLANLEGNWVTGLILNPTFSEVELLEAICDEFSLSYQQPSSLKQLSQTLYKYLLDNHKQAKQTLLLIDEAQHLSAKVLEQLRLLTNLETDSHKLLKVLLVGQPELQHKLQTVELRQLAQRITGRYHLLPLVEKDVADYIAFRLRVSGGDETLFSARAIQHIASHSQGIPRLINLICDKALYYAMLSQQSSVDYALAKKASSDVLSYQAPSIKAANTRRSSSSGWLSPSILALLIASATFVGLASWQQWQQLQEQQQSQAIQYQQWQEQQTQLQQVENEQQQHLDQLIEQSRSPMGAMQALYRMWGFDASIVDSDCESGTTPPFHCFQSVAQLEVIIASNRPVVLTLYDGDKPYFAILQGVEHDTVTLQLATQRVQLPITWLEQHWQGQFRYLWYSEIGHTLKLNNSGEQVKVLDKLLAKVLNAKPLDTEVFNQELQQRVSTFQSWQGLDADGVAGKQTLRQLDRLTSDNAPKLLDHSKEVM, encoded by the coding sequence ATGTATAAGGATTTTTTCGGCTTTGTCGATGAGCCATTTTCAATTGTTCCGAGTTCTAAATATCTATTTTTGAGCGCCCGTCACCGAGAGGCGCTGTCGCATCTACAAATTGGTATTAATAGTGGTGGCGGTCTCGCCATGTTAACCGGAGAAGTCGGTACGGGTAAAACGACCGTTTCCAAAGCCATGTTGGCAAACCTAGAAGGAAACTGGGTGACAGGGTTGATATTGAACCCTACCTTTTCCGAAGTGGAATTATTGGAAGCCATTTGTGATGAGTTTTCACTTTCTTACCAGCAACCCTCCAGTCTAAAACAGTTATCTCAAACCCTTTATAAATACCTGCTTGATAACCATAAGCAAGCCAAGCAAACCTTATTGTTGATCGATGAAGCTCAGCACTTATCGGCTAAGGTTTTAGAGCAACTGCGTTTGTTGACTAACTTAGAAACGGACAGTCATAAACTGTTAAAAGTGTTGCTGGTGGGGCAACCTGAATTGCAACACAAATTGCAGACGGTGGAACTGCGACAACTGGCACAAAGAATTACCGGGCGCTACCATTTATTGCCTTTGGTTGAGAAAGACGTTGCCGATTACATTGCCTTTCGTTTACGAGTTTCTGGCGGCGATGAAACCCTGTTTTCTGCGCGTGCGATTCAGCATATTGCATCGCACTCTCAAGGTATTCCTCGTTTAATTAACCTGATTTGTGACAAAGCGTTGTATTACGCGATGTTGAGTCAGCAAAGCAGTGTGGACTATGCGCTGGCAAAAAAAGCCAGCAGTGATGTTTTATCCTATCAAGCCCCTAGCATTAAGGCGGCAAACACCCGTCGTTCAAGCTCATCTGGTTGGTTATCACCCTCAATATTGGCCCTGTTGATTGCTAGTGCAACCTTTGTGGGATTGGCGTCTTGGCAGCAGTGGCAACAATTGCAAGAGCAACAGCAAAGCCAAGCGATTCAATATCAACAATGGCAGGAGCAACAAACGCAACTGCAACAGGTGGAAAATGAGCAACAGCAACACCTCGATCAATTAATTGAACAAAGTCGCTCTCCTATGGGGGCCATGCAGGCTCTGTATCGTATGTGGGGCTTTGATGCGTCCATTGTTGACTCCGACTGTGAAAGTGGCACAACACCGCCATTTCATTGCTTTCAGAGCGTTGCACAGCTAGAAGTTATAATTGCTTCTAATCGTCCTGTGGTTCTGACGCTGTACGATGGTGATAAACCGTATTTTGCGATTTTGCAGGGAGTGGAACACGATACCGTGACCCTTCAACTCGCCACTCAGCGAGTACAGTTACCTATCACCTGGCTAGAGCAACACTGGCAGGGGCAGTTTAGGTATCTTTGGTACAGTGAAATAGGGCATACCTTGAAACTGAATAACAGTGGAGAGCAGGTTAAAGTGCTGGATAAACTGTTAGCTAAGGTGCTTAACGCTAAGCCTTTAGATACCGAGGTATTTAATCAAGAGTTGCAACAGCGAGTGTCGACCTTTCAATCTTGGCAAGGCTTAGATGCAGACGGGGTTGCGGGTAAACAGACGTTACGTCAATTAGATAGGCTTACCAGTGACAATGCGCCTAAACTGCTTGACCATAGCAAGGAGGTGATGTGA
- the folK gene encoding 2-amino-4-hydroxy-6-hydroxymethyldihydropteridine diphosphokinase has product MTRAYLGIGTNIERDKHAQVAITQLQRLGSHLQVSTIYRCPAAGFNGAEFYNFVIGLETDLTLSQFAAQLRALELAYGRPENAQKQQDRTLDIDILLFGDVIRQQSPQLPRADIFKFNFVLQPLYELCPELLVPGEGRTIEQIWQQQFLSIGGMSNLTAISLPLSDDY; this is encoded by the coding sequence GTGACCCGAGCCTATTTAGGCATAGGAACCAATATAGAACGAGATAAGCATGCTCAGGTTGCGATCACTCAATTGCAACGTTTAGGCAGTCATCTTCAGGTCTCGACGATATATCGTTGTCCCGCGGCAGGATTTAATGGCGCGGAGTTTTATAACTTCGTCATTGGCCTTGAAACAGACTTAACACTGTCGCAGTTTGCCGCTCAATTACGTGCGCTTGAGTTGGCCTATGGTCGCCCAGAAAATGCCCAAAAACAACAAGATCGCACTTTAGATATCGATATCCTTCTCTTTGGTGATGTCATTCGTCAGCAGTCGCCACAGCTACCGAGAGCCGATATTTTTAAGTTTAATTTTGTGTTGCAGCCACTTTATGAATTATGCCCTGAACTGCTGGTGCCAGGAGAGGGGCGAACGATTGAGCAAATTTGGCAACAACAGTTTTTATCCATCGGTGGTATGAGTAATCTTACCGCTATATCTTTACCTTTAAGTGATGATTATTAA